In the genome of Meles meles chromosome 2, mMelMel3.1 paternal haplotype, whole genome shotgun sequence, one region contains:
- the CTSB gene encoding cathepsin B isoform X1, with the protein MWHLLATLSCLVVLTGAQRRPPFQPLSDELVHYVNKRNTTWKAGHNFHNVDQSYLKKLCGTFLGGPKPPQRLWFAENMILPESFDAREQWPNCPTIKEIRDQGSCGSCWAFGAVEAISDRICIRTNGHVSVEVSAEDMLTCCGDQCGDGCNGGFPAEAWNFWTKKGLVSGGLYDSHVGCRPYSIPPCEHHVNGSRPPCTGEGDTPKCSKICEPGYTPSYKEDKHYGCSSYSVSSSEKEIMAEIYKNGPVEAAFSVYSDFLMYKSGVYQHVTGEMMGGHAVRILGWGVENGTPYWLVGNSWNTDWGDSGFFKILRGQDHCGIESEIVAGIPCTDQYWKKI; encoded by the exons ATGTGGCATCTCTTGGCCACCCTTAGCTGCCTGGTGGTGCTGACTGGTGCCCAGAGAAGGCCGCCTTTCCAGCCGCTGTCGGATGAGCTGGTCCACTATGTTAACAAACGGAACACTACGTGGAAG GCTGGACACAACTTCCACAATGTGGACCAGAGCTACCTGAAGAAGCTGTGTGGCACCTTCCTGGGTGGGCCGAAGCCGCCCCAGAG ACTTTGGTTTGCCGAGAACATGATTCTGCCTGAAAGCTTCGATGCCCGGGAACAGTGGCCTAACTGCCCGACCATCAAAGAGATCCGGGACCAGGGCTCCTGCGGGTCCTGCTGG GCGTTTGGGGCTGTGGAAGCCATTTCAGACCGAATCTGCATCCGCACCAATGGGCACGTCAGCGTGGAGGTGTCTGCCGAGGACATGCTCACCTGCTGTGGCGACCAGTGTGGGGACGG CTGTAATGGGGGCTTTCCTGCTGAAGCTTGGAACTTCTGGACAAAAAAAGGCTTGGTTTCCGGTGGCCTCTATGACTCGCATGTGG GCTGCAGACCCTACTCCATCCCTCCCTGTGAGCACCACGTGAATGGCTCCCGGCCCCCGTGCACAGGGGAGGGGGATACCCCCAAGTGCAGCAAGATCTGCGAGCCCGGCTACACCCCATCCTACAAAGAAGACAAGCATTATG GATGCAGTTCCTACAGCGTGTCCAGTAGCGAGAAGGAGATCATGGCGGAGATCTACAAGAACGGCCCGGTAGAGGCGGCCTTCTCCGTGTATTCTGACTTCCTGATGTACAAGTCTG GCGTGTACCAGCACGTCACTGGAGAAATGATGGGAGGCCACGCTGTCCGGATCCTGGGCTGGGGAGTGGAGAATGGCACACCCTACTGGCTGGTGGGCAACTCCTGGAACACGGACTGGGGCGACAGTG GCTTCTTTAAAATCCTCAGAGGACAGGATCACTGTGGAATTGAATCAGAAATTGTGGCTGGTATTCCATGCACTGACCAGTACTGGAAAAAGATCTAA
- the CTSB gene encoding cathepsin B isoform X2 yields MPGNSGLTARPSKRSGTRAPAGPAGCNGGFPAEAWNFWTKKGLVSGGLYDSHVGCRPYSIPPCEHHVNGSRPPCTGEGDTPKCSKICEPGYTPSYKEDKHYGCSSYSVSSSEKEIMAEIYKNGPVEAAFSVYSDFLMYKSGVYQHVTGEMMGGHAVRILGWGVENGTPYWLVGNSWNTDWGDSGFFKILRGQDHCGIESEIVAGIPCTDQYWKKI; encoded by the exons ATGCCCGGGAACAGTGGCCTAACTGCCCGACCATCAAAGAGATCCGGGACCAGGGCTCCTGCGGGTCCTGCTGG CTGTAATGGGGGCTTTCCTGCTGAAGCTTGGAACTTCTGGACAAAAAAAGGCTTGGTTTCCGGTGGCCTCTATGACTCGCATGTGG GCTGCAGACCCTACTCCATCCCTCCCTGTGAGCACCACGTGAATGGCTCCCGGCCCCCGTGCACAGGGGAGGGGGATACCCCCAAGTGCAGCAAGATCTGCGAGCCCGGCTACACCCCATCCTACAAAGAAGACAAGCATTATG GATGCAGTTCCTACAGCGTGTCCAGTAGCGAGAAGGAGATCATGGCGGAGATCTACAAGAACGGCCCGGTAGAGGCGGCCTTCTCCGTGTATTCTGACTTCCTGATGTACAAGTCTG GCGTGTACCAGCACGTCACTGGAGAAATGATGGGAGGCCACGCTGTCCGGATCCTGGGCTGGGGAGTGGAGAATGGCACACCCTACTGGCTGGTGGGCAACTCCTGGAACACGGACTGGGGCGACAGTG GCTTCTTTAAAATCCTCAGAGGACAGGATCACTGTGGAATTGAATCAGAAATTGTGGCTGGTATTCCATGCACTGACCAGTACTGGAAAAAGATCTAA